The Sulfuricurvum sp. genome segment ATGGCCATTTGAACACGTATAAATGAACCCTTTTTCTCCAAATGCTTCATCCAAATTAGTTCCGGTGAAGTGTTTTGAAATCCCTTTGGATTCAACCAACATACCACCTGCAAGAATTTTTGATCCTGGCACGTATTCTGATAATGCCAAAAAGCTTCCTCGGGATAGCTCAAATAGCTTCTTGCCATTGATTACCTGCAAGGTTTTCACATCTATAGGAAACCCATACTTAGGTAATACCTGTGCATTGGAAAAAACTTCGATAAGGCTTTCCCCATGCTTTTGTTTGATACTGTAGCGAATCGCATTTTTATGGCTGGCCGATGTCGCAAAATTCCAATCTGCATAGAGTGCTTTTAGATTGTTCAAATAGTCAGTACTAATCCCATCGATCGCATTATAAAAGTTACGGATTAGCGCTTTAAACTCTGGCTTTTTATTCGTATATTTGAATATATCTTCAAAGATTTCCTCATCTGATAAAGTTACTGCGTAAGAAGATAAAAACTTGAGGAATTGTTGACATATCGAATTCTCATCGACATCCAATTCAACACGTCCATAGGCATTATCCGTGTGTTTTGGAAGTTCGTACACCCCCACAAAATATCCCATGCTTTTAAAGGAATCAAAAATCAATCCATCCGCACTGACATTATTCTCATAAAATTTGCTCAGCATATAGGAATTCAAGTGCCTGATTGCAAGCTTCTCTTTTTCCAATGAGATAGTCAATTTTTTATGCGGTTTATCAAGATAAAACTTGAAATTTCTAAAGACATTTTGATCGAAATGACGAGTTTTCGTGTAGGTTAAAATAATCGATGACCCGTCAGTTCTACGGCCAGCACGACCTGAACGTTGAATGTAGTTAGCTTTGTTAGGCGGCACGTTCGCCATTAATACACCACTTAATCCACCGATATCGATCCCGACTTCAAGCGTGGTTGTGGCAGAAAGTACATTTCTCTTTCCTTGAATGAATAAATCTTGTAGCCGTCGATTTTCTTGTGAGGATAACTGGGCGGAATGCTCTTCAGCCCATAGCCCCATGCTTAATTCCAATGATTCATCACGATAAAGTTTGCGATAGCGTGAAAAATAGGGATCTTTGTCTAAATCATCTTGAGTAACCGCTTGAAGCTCTGTTATACTGTTTTGATGAGGGATTAGTCCATCTACAGTTTCTTTCCAAAGTGTGTTGTTAATGGTATTGAGGTGCAGATTTTCAGGCTGGCTTATCGTAAATTGATGAAATACCAATCTAAAAGCTTCCACAATCCTGTCATCTTCTGTTTGAATTTTCCCCCATTCTACCCATTTGATATCATTACGTTTAGCTAATGACATAAACGTGTTGTAAACTGCTTCCAAAAAATTATAAACATTATCCTCAGAATCTTCAATATTCAGATTACTCAGAATTTGCGCCGTAAACTTGTAAACAGCATTACGCGATGTTGCTTTTAAATTGAAAAGATTTTTATTCTTTCCATTAAAAGTAACATAAGTTCCAAGTCCCATCAATCTTGAATGATAGTCCTTATAGGTTGTATCGGATGACTCAATAGTAACAGATCTTAGTTTCCTAAAAAGATAAATAAAACTTTTCATAATTGCGACATAGTCAAACTTATAGCCCAAAAAGTATCTGTCTAAATACGTTTTCAAATCATCTGCATCAAGCTGAAATTCAAATCCAATTAATCCAATGCTTTCAAGATTCGTTTGTTTTTCATTTGGTACGCTTAGAGCCTCTGCAAGTTTTAAATATACAGATGTGGCAATGCCATCTAAATTTTTGTTATGTGCAAGCTGTTCTCGTTCATCAGGAGATTGATCTTTCATCCTATCACGATCAAAGAACTCACCCAAGAGAGGATGCTTTTCCAAAGCTTCAACAAGTGAAACAATGGAAATTCCTGAATACATTTTGGATAACTCTGATTTCGCCTCGTCGATTTTTTCTTGTATTCTAATACGTACCAATGGATTATCTGTCTCACTCAATTTTTTTTCGTTGGCCCGTATCTCTTCTTCAAAAAAATCTCTTAACCCATTATCTTTTGATCGCATCGAAATTTGAGATACCGTATCTATAATGAGCCGTCGGAATAGTTGAGTTTCATGCTGTGACGTAAGTAAAGGTCCTAATCGTGCAGCAGCGCTTCTACTGTCTGAAAAAGCCAGCAACCTTCTTCCTTTGGCTGGTAAGAAGACATTAACCTCTTTATCGATCTCAGGCATATTGACCAACATGGTTTCCGCAACAAGAGGAATAAGAAACTGGTCGCTTACATCCAAGCTATAAAACTCATCGTTGGAACAAACAGGACATTCTGAATGTCTATAAAATTGATTGTTGAAATCATATTCTGAACACTTTTTACCATTCACGTCTATGTAAACTGGTTCCGAAGATTCCATTTTACTAAGCAACAAGGTTCCTTCTTTCTCAGATAATCTAGATGGGTACCTTTCTAAAAACAATGTATCTTTATCATTAAATGACCCACAATAGAAGTGTTCGCCACATTCAGAACAACGGACAAGATTCAATGTAGGGCTTTTGCATGTTGTACAGTTATAAAATAAACCGTGGTGTACCTTCCCAATCCCCTCAATTTTGGAATCTGAACAATGGGGGTTGGAACATACCGAAAATCCTTGAGAACTCCGCACCTGAAGATGCATTTTATGGGGAAGCAATGGCATTTCGTTATCATTCTGACGAGCTTTTGCACCAATGGTAAAGATGTTCAGTAATGTCTGTTCATCCATTCCATTTGCAAAAATCCCTAGCAATTCATTTAAGGTGATAGCGTATTTTTCGGCCAATATTTTAAGTATTTTTGGGAAAACTCTATATCCTTGGAATTCATTATACAATTCAAAATTTGATTTTTTAACTAAATCCGAGATGTCGTGAAACTGTGCTACCTCACCGTTAACATCTATATCAGTAGCGATTTCTTTGAATTCCTTTTGGCCCGCTATGCTTTGAATGTTCTCTTTATTAAAAAATTTACTGAAAAAGTTCCATTGCTCTTCTTTATCCTCTGATATAGTAGCAGTGGTCGCAATATGAAGAATACTGGAGGTCTTCACTTTGGCTTTGGCAGCTACACGTTTGAGAAGCATGGATACCTCGGCCGCAAGCGTTCCTGTATATAGATGCGCCTCATCGACAATGACAGTTCTAAGCGCGTTTCCAATCAGAGGGTAGTCATTAGGCCTAGAGAGTATGTACTCTAACATGGAATAATTGGTGATCATTATGTCGGGTGGATTATCACGAGCTTCTTTCCGAGTTCTGACAAAACATTTATCTTTGAATTCTTCGGTAGCGTATTTTTTGTCTTCTGGAGTTTCGCTGTTGTAGAAAAACATCCTAATGTTAGATTGGCCTTGAAGATAGCTATATAACCGTTTATTCTGATCTGCGACCAATGCATTCATAGGATATAGAATAATTGCCCTAACTCCTTTTTCATCAGCTTTTCTAGGCTTAATGACCAAATCATTGAGCATTGGCAAAAGAAATGATTCCGTTTTCCCTGATCCTGTGGGCGCGGTAACGACGATTGCAGGCTTGTTATTCTCCTCCATATCATTTACAAGCTTGAGGGTTTCATATTGGTGTTTGAATGGAAAATAAT includes the following:
- a CDS encoding DEAD/DEAH box helicase — protein: MGKYLDAIALSDNLKKRIEETIISNIAIRDTTMLAELRAIIETKADGLISDILVEGAYSAKKHEDILRNIPFLSKKFIELLDMNKIFNPNYFPFKHQYETLKLVNDMEENNKPAIVVTAPTGSGKTESFLLPMLNDLVIKPRKADEKGVRAIILYPMNALVADQNKRLYSYLQGQSNIRMFFYNSETPEDKKYATEEFKDKCFVRTRKEARDNPPDIMITNYSMLEYILSRPNDYPLIGNALRTVIVDEAHLYTGTLAAEVSMLLKRVAAKAKVKTSSILHIATTATISEDKEEQWNFFSKFFNKENIQSIAGQKEFKEIATDIDVNGEVAQFHDISDLVKKSNFELYNEFQGYRVFPKILKILAEKYAITLNELLGIFANGMDEQTLLNIFTIGAKARQNDNEMPLLPHKMHLQVRSSQGFSVCSNPHCSDSKIEGIGKVHHGLFYNCTTCKSPTLNLVRCSECGEHFYCGSFNDKDTLFLERYPSRLSEKEGTLLLSKMESSEPVYIDVNGKKCSEYDFNNQFYRHSECPVCSNDEFYSLDVSDQFLIPLVAETMLVNMPEIDKEVNVFLPAKGRRLLAFSDSRSAAARLGPLLTSQHETQLFRRLIIDTVSQISMRSKDNGLRDFFEEEIRANEKKLSETDNPLVRIRIQEKIDEAKSELSKMYSGISIVSLVEALEKHPLLGEFFDRDRMKDQSPDEREQLAHNKNLDGIATSVYLKLAEALSVPNEKQTNLESIGLIGFEFQLDADDLKTYLDRYFLGYKFDYVAIMKSFIYLFRKLRSVTIESSDTTYKDYHSRLMGLGTYVTFNGKNKNLFNLKATSRNAVYKFTAQILSNLNIEDSEDNVYNFLEAVYNTFMSLAKRNDIKWVEWGKIQTEDDRIVEAFRLVFHQFTISQPENLHLNTINNTLWKETVDGLIPHQNSITELQAVTQDDLDKDPYFSRYRKLYRDESLELSMGLWAEEHSAQLSSQENRRLQDLFIQGKRNVLSATTTLEVGIDIGGLSGVLMANVPPNKANYIQRSGRAGRRTDGSSIILTYTKTRHFDQNVFRNFKFYLDKPHKKLTISLEKEKLAIRHLNSYMLSKFYENNVSADGLIFDSFKSMGYFVGVYELPKHTDNAYGRVELDVDENSICQQFLKFLSSYAVTLSDEEIFEDIFKYTNKKPEFKALIRNFYNAIDGISTDYLNNLKALYADWNFATSASHKNAIRYSIKQKHGESLIEVFSNAQVLPKYGFPIDVKTLQVINGKKLFELSRGSFLALSEYVPGSKILAGGMLVESKGISKHFTGTNLDEAFGEKGFIYTCSNGHFFTSPYTKVHECNMPGCTGIIRPSSHYLIPEYGYITAASDKLSYDAGNPEKVGKLEIHSAIHNREDSDVVFEYEDFSVVYKDKATIYGINKGDKGLGFAVCTKCGYTVSENDKAENGTYDKLPNGFKKHPPIYSESNSIKCLDTTPTVWRNHQLLAKMTTDAILIIPKRKIDGILLAQTLSNAFQLSGADELGIDEREISSLVLESDGYFNILLYDNQSGGVGYVYDLAKNRWESWMLKATERLFIDQKHDDECLHGCIKCIVTMNTNEPLPRKETLQYLENKDLVNNKTTAKKKSATIVKEELTKDDRLKRFKK